A portion of the Bradysia coprophila strain Holo2 unplaced genomic scaffold, BU_Bcop_v1 contig_297, whole genome shotgun sequence genome contains these proteins:
- the LOC119078741 gene encoding probable cytochrome P450 9f2 → MLVLLCAVVVIIFLLHKFLSREYGYFEAKGIPYSKPMFIFGSRKDFLFRNKSILTVIKDFYDEFPNDKISGLFDFSSPVYVIRDPQLIKQLAVKEFDHFVDHKFMLDGDPTSLFGRALFNLRGQKWRDMRATLSPAFTGSKMRQMFELMNLVGQQFANTITDQIKNGGENSFEFRELSRKFTVDVIASCALGIEVNSFQNPKNEFHEFAINMTGSFGSFATMMKIMAYFLVPKIMGKLKVRLFSEEATKFFEDAIKETIKIREQEGIMRPDLINLLMQAKKGKLSYELDKDSDKAVDGFATVEESQVGRTTVTRQWEDDDLVAQTFIFFFAGFESVSTMISFIAYELMVNPDCQTKLQKEIDELNEKVAGSPVNYNQIQGMKFMDQVVCETLRKWPSPFIDRLCTKEFELECDGKKILIEKGRSFYIPTAGLHFDERYFPNPEKFDPERFNDENRGKIDPGTYLPFGVGPRNCIGSRFALMELKTIIYYLLLNFNFEPNEKTQIPMKLKYSPVQFIPEKGVWVKFTPRSK, encoded by the exons ATGTTGGTGCTCTTATGCGCAGTTGTTGTGATCATATTCTTGCTACACAAGTTTCTAAGCCGGGAATATGGCTACTTTGAAGCAAAGGGAATTCCGTATTCCAAACCCATGTTCATCTTTGGTTCTCGAAAGGATTTCCTATTCCGAAACAAATCCATACTGACGGTGATTAAAGATTTCTACGACGAGTTTCCCAATGATAA AATATCTGGACTTTTCGACTTCAGTAGTCCAGTGTACGTAATTCGTGATCCACAACTTATAAAGCAACTAGCAGTCAAAGAGTTCGACCATTTCGTCGATCATAAGTTTATGCTAGATGGGGATCCCACTTCTTTGTTCGGTAGAGCGTTGTTTAATCTTCGTGGCCAGAAATGGAGGG ACATGAGAGCTACATTATCACCAGCTTTTACGG GAAGCAAAATGCGGCAAATGttcgaattaatgaatttggTTGGTCAACAATTTGCTAACACGATAACGGATCAAATCAAGAACGGTGGCGAAAATTCATTCGAATTTAGAGAATTGTCGCGAAAATTCACCGTTGATGTGATTGCCTCATGTGCGTTGGGCATTGAAGTCAATAGTTTCCAGAATCCGAAGAATGAATTCCATGAATTTGCCATAAACATGACAGGAAGCTTCGGAAGTTTCGCGACTATGATGAAAATTATGGCCTACTTCTTAGTTCCGAAAATAATGGGCAAACTTAAAGTGAGACTCTTCAGTGAAGAGGCAACCAAATTTTTCGAAGATGCCATCAAAGAAACCATTAAAATTCGCGAACAAGAAGGAATCATGCGACCTGATTTGATAAATCTGCTGATGCAAGCGAAGAAGGGAAAACTTTCCTACGAATTGGATAAGGATTCGGACAAAGCAGTTGACGGATTTGCCACTGTTGAAGAGTCGCAAGTCGGAAGGACGACTGTAACTAGACAGTGGGAAGATGACGATTTGGTTGCACAGACGTTTATATTCTTCTTTGCAG GCTTCGAATCCGTGTCCACTATGATAAGCTTCATTGCTTACGAATTGATGGTTAATCCCGATTGTCAAACGAAGCtccaaaaagaaattgatgaattgaacgaaaaggTCGCCGGGAGCCCAGTAAATTATAATCAGATTCAAGGAATGAAATTTATGGACCAAGTTGTTTGCGAGACGTTACGTAAATGGCCGTCACCATTCATCGATAG ATTGTGCACAAAAGAATTTGAATTGGAATGTGATGGCAAGAAGATCTTAATCGAGAAAGGCAGAAGTTTCTACATTCCAACGGCCGGACTTCATTTCGATGAACGCTATTTCCCAAATCCAGAGAAATTCGATCCGGAGCGTTTCAACGACGAAAATCGTGGCAAAATCGACCCTGGAACCTATCTGCCATTCG GAGTCGGGCCTCGCAATTGCATAGGCTCTAGATTCGCTCTGATGGAACTGAAGACAATCATCTATTATTTGCTGTTGAATTTCAACTTTGAACCGAACGAAAAGACACAGATTCCGATGAAACTAAAGTATAGTCCAGTGCAATTTATTCCGGAGAAGGGAGTTTGGGTGAAATTTACACCCCGATCAAAATAA